One region of Eupeodes corollae chromosome 1, idEupCoro1.1, whole genome shotgun sequence genomic DNA includes:
- the LOC129942695 gene encoding uncharacterized protein LOC129942695, giving the protein MDAKILVALFIVVNCYSSCGAALRRTPKVYNALITTDENLTSSRAYPVIQPTIHETGIASYPYGPYNPYGLYSNSLLRFAPPIVPGLSPRSQLPYPFQQPGLPAQRYQPPQPQFPQEYPTPEEHQLPPSGPSESLPPSGPSPSLPPSGPPSGPELEPPSQNEVIPPPSAPASESAPIPIQEPKPPQVQPSEKLPIPLNEFGLPPSLVPLQPYPPQRNRQPLPLNFSPYPYQNFPVLYEPYNRFQDHFLPPYDYFPHNSFGISGAGAEAAVQTTPAPPTPEPSKAPIIPPQPPQPEPTTPAPAPPTEVTTQVPLESIKNGSPNKNADVPDVPPPPIPSGANSTNKA; this is encoded by the exons atATTAGTTGCCCTGTTTATTGTGGTAAATTGTTACTCAAGCTGTGGAGCTGCCCTCAGACGAACACCAAAAGTATACAATGCCCTCATTACCACCGATGAAAATCTCACTTCAAGTAGAGCATATCCCGTGATTCAACCCACTATTCATGAAACAGGCATTGCCAGTTACCCATATGGGCCGTATAATCCATATGGACTTTATAGTAACTCACTGTTAAGGTTTGCTCCGCCTATAGTGCCAGGTCTATCACCGAGAAGTCAA CTACCATATCCTTTCCAGCAGCCAGGCTTGCCAGCACAACGTTACCAGCCTCCACAACCTCAATTCCCACAAGAATACCCTACACCTGAAGAGCATCAATTGCCACCATCTGGTCCGTCCGAATCGCTGCCTCCATCTGGACCCTCACCTTCCCTTCCACCCTCTGGCCCACCATCAGGCCCAGAGCTAGAACCTCCAAGCCAAAACGAAGTCATTCCTCCTCCATCAGCACCAGCATCCGAATCCGCTCCAATTCCCATTCAAGAACCAAAGCCCCCACAAGTTCAACCAAGCGAAAAACTTCCGATTCCGTTGAATGAATTCGGTCTGCCACCAAGCCTAGTTCCACTACAACCCTACCCACCACAGAGAAATCGTCAGCCATTACCCCTGAACTTCTCACCGTATCCATATCAGAACTTCCCCGTGCTCTATGAACCATACAATCGTTTCCAAGATCACTTTCTACCTCCCTACGATTATTTCCCACACAATAGTTTTGGCATTTCTGGTGCTGGAGCTGAAGCAGCTGTCCAAACAACACCAGCGCCACCTACGCCAGAACCTAGTAAGGCACCAATAATTCCACCACAACCACCTCAACCCGAACCTACCACACCCGCACCAGCTCCACCAACAGAAGTCACAACTCAAGTTCCATTGGAAAGTATAAAAAATGGTTCACCAAATAAAAATGCTGACGTTCCAGACGTTCCTCCACCACCAATACCATCTGGAGCCAATTCAACGAATAAGGCTTAA